The Nymphaea colorata isolate Beijing-Zhang1983 chromosome 7, ASM883128v2, whole genome shotgun sequence DNA window AAGTGATGCCCTGAGGAGCAATTGCAAGCGTCAGCCGTTTTCATGGATTCTAAACAGGAactgtgttatatatatatatatatatatatatatatatatatatatatatatatataaaattaataagtCCACAACAATTACCCATTTTCTCTCAAgcttaggttgcgtttgataacttggattttagatctgagGCTGTATGAATAGATGTGTTTTGAAAGATTCCCAGTTTGaacaaactgaggatctcaaTAACATGGATTTTAGCTTTTGACTCCATACTACATATTAAAACCATTGATTTATGGTCGGATTGTTGAGGGGAAGAGTCCGCCGTTAAGTACATGAATTTGAGATATGAGATCCGTGGTTTAACAAACACAactttaataaaaataataaacacATTACCCTACACACACATACTCACCCGAAAATTGGACAACAGAAGGCCTGGCCAAGTATAAAACATATAAGCCTTGTCCGGGTCTTCCTGAATGCATCAATCATATACCAACAATTACAATTCCATGTCAATGTTCATGTGGTTAATAGAAAAAAGAGAGCCTTCAATCAAAATGATCTAACATCTCCACACCCAGATAACATTCCAAATAAAGATCATAAAACATTCATGTGTTTGTTATACCTAGTGTGGTCTAAGCGGTAGTGGAGCCAAAAATTTGTGCCGAGGGCCACTAAGCAATGTACCTTGAGGGGtagcttcaaatatttgaagtcctttatatgaaaataaagaaattttgtgaTGCTGGTGtgagcagttgcccacacctgccaACACTTAGCTCCGCACTACTTGAGCTGAGCGGACTTGGAGTGGTGCTTCTTCAATGCTAACGAAGATGAGGCGTATTGGTGTTGAATTCCTGACCTTCTTCAACTCAAGAGTCTGATTGGAGTCCCCATCTGAAATGGGCAGAATTCTCCTTGGCACAATAATAACTGTACCGACTCCCAAAATTGTATGTAAATCTACAAAGTTGCTCTTTGAAACGCTAACATTTGCATGCACATCAGCTTATAATTGGTGCGCCAGATAAAGGGTTTAAATTCCAAAGTATATAGACATACATAATGTACCAGATCCAGATCCTCCTCCTCTAGACTTGCAGATCTGTGCATTACTCTAGAATAGATAGCAAGCATACCTCTCCAAGAAGAAGGCAAGAGGGCAGAGGAAGGCAGCCCCGAACATGTACCGGAAAGCGACGAGGACGCGGAGGCTCATTCGACCTCCATCTGCCGAAAGCTTGTAGAGGATGTTCATTCCTGCAACCATTACATGCACCACCACCATGTACAGCACTGCCTTCATCCCCTCCCTCCTATTCCTTCCACTTACCTCCATTAATGGCTACGACCGTACTGATCTCCCTCTCTAAATCTACCAAGATTTTGGCCCTTGTTTGCCCAAGTCCATGAGAGAACTTCACATTGGCGTGAGGAATGGctctttttctattattaaaGTGGCCACCGGCCCACCAGTACTACTCCTAGCCTGACACTTTTCCATTAGACATTCTGCAGATTGAAAAGGGAATCCCATTAAACATTCTGCAGATTGAAAAGGGAAACCCAACAAgctgaatttttcttttgttacatACACTCTGCTGCATGTGGGCCGTAGCCAAACAAGATTTCGCCAAATGTGGAGTCTGTCTGTTTGTGGGCTTCAGTCTGTTCAGCACCTAATTCGATTAGTGTATACCGTCTCTGCCATTGACTTTGTTTTGCTCGATTTCACAGAGGGCTGGAAAACTTTGGTACAAAGAGAGTAAACTCGGTGAAGAAAAATGGCATGCGTCGGCGTGCGTGTTGATGTAGAAATCTTCACCGATGCATCTTAAACGTAGTTAAATAGATGATTACCAACGGCCGGGTAAAACATTCAGCATCTTAAAACATTCACCTAAGATTGATGGGACATTTACCTAAGAttgaatttaaatatgaagTCAATTAgacgtcatttcttaaattcaaattattACTGAGTTCGGCTGAATAAGTGTCACTAAAAAAGGGTGGAAGAGATCAGAATTTTTTCTGGACGACATGATGGGGGATTATATGATGTGCCAACGTTTGGAGTCGATCACAAACTATAACACTTGATGAGGGAAATGACTCCAATCAAGAACGCTATAGGTATTGGTGTTTTTCACACATAATTTAGTTTATTACATATTAATGCTTTTCATCCATaggaattcaaatttggtttttatttatattcaagataaagtcagaatttttttcatggaGCATTCAGTGTATAGTGAACAAATTTTTGATTGGCTATGGGGTCACTAGTAACCCTGGGTCTCGTACAACTGTCCTATTTAATGGGACCCGATTCACCTAAATTCAACCTCTAATTTTAACTAATAGAGAATGAGCTCTGTGGGGTATATGCTAGCCAACCATCCCTTTTTTGTGGGCTTCACTAACTTCGGGGGCTTCTGCGCACTGCATAACCACGAACGGGTAACTTCTTTTCTCGTTTGTGCGTGCAGTTGATGTTTAGTAAAAATCCATTCGATTcatccatacatatatatatatatatatatatatatatatatatatatatatatatatatatatatatatatatatttgtttcaaaCCCTTGTTCTTAttactatgattttttttatgtttcctaAGGAAAATACTACCCCTGATTCAGCTGCTCAAAGAACAGGGCATCGatgaagaaatcaaattcaatgaTTTTAAACTGATCATAAAATCACGATTGCGTACTTGAAGTGAGTAGTTCTTGTTTTACTGTTCGAACTTTTAAGAAATATTCAAGGTGGAGACGTTGATTTGATTGATGAAGCTGTTTCAAAAAGATCAGatacaaaaaattcaagaagagagagagagagaaagtcatcGAATATATATTATGGAGGAGGGAtcaaataataatgaaaattattacagtaggaggaggagaagggtggAAGGGACGAAGGTGGTGGTGTGCATGGTGGTGGCGCAAGTGGCGGTAGCAGGGATGACCATCCTCTACAAGATCTCCACAGACCGAAGGATGAACCTCCGAGTCCTCATCGCTTACAGCTACATTTTCGAGGCCACCTCACCATTTAAAGGACTTAGGGCTGAGATCTTGTAGAGGATGAACATCCCTTCTAACACCACCTGTGCCACCACCATGCACTCCACCACCTTCGTCCCTTCCACCATTCTCCTCCTCCTACAAATAGTAATTTTCATTACTATTTGATCTTTCCtccataatatatatttgacaactctctctctctctatccttcTTGAATTAGCTCTTCTGCTTCTGCCTTCGCTTCTGCCTTCTTTTCACCGAAGGATATTGCAGACGGCAAAATCAGCactgaaatgagaaaaaagatagGTCATAAGGGGTTACATTTATAGatcatatagagagagagagagagagagagagagagggagagggagagagagagagaaggtgagGCATGCCGGGCATGCCTCACCTACTCTCAGCATTAAGCAgccttctttcctcctttctctcATTTAAGTCTTTAGTTGGCCTCATAATTTGTCTCATTAAATGGAGATTTTCTTTATAATATATGCGCTGAAATCCTCCCTCCATCTTAAACTTGCAGGTTTGTGAGACCTCGACTGCAGGTCAAAATAGGACCTTTTGGAAAACAGATTCCATGGTAAGTTCCTCAATTCTTTGCGAAGAAAGCTAATGTCCTTTTAGGGTGTGTGAATGAGACGACGCAACCcgatatttttacaaaattttcaaagatgGTTGTGATATATTTGCCGATTCACTTCTTTTAATACTAACTAGCATCCCTTAAACGCGTTTGCATTTATTGTTCTAAGAGTGGTAAAGCCATGATAAGTAGGTTCTGTACATTTAGAGATTAATCATGAAAGAGTAGGCGTTAAAAACTTTCTAATTGATGTACATGTTGcaatcaaattatatatatatatatatatatatgtgtgtaggTACATGTGAAAAGAATATCAGGTTACTTATTTTATCTAAAGAATAAATTCGCTCTCCGCATTAAGAAAGAATTCTAATTGGACAGTAATACCTTCTTTACATTCACAGTCTAACTTCACCTGGTTTTTCACTTTCTATTCTTGCCTTTCTTgataaaaggaaatgagaaactTGACATTGACATTGGAGAATTTAATTCTTTTCTCCTGTCCTCGTATCCATAAtaacaaattggaaaagaagaagaaataggcTCTGATTCTTTTACACGAAAAATAATAATTGTTCTGTTCTAACAATTAGATGGACAATCTGCAATGGGTTTTTTGTGGTTGTAGGAATAGAAATTTAGGATACTTTTGCTCCAATAAAAAGGGTTGTTTTGGAGTAAAAGAGCAAGTAGAATTCGACAAGGGAAAGTGCACAATCAATAGTTCGTGCAGTAGAAATTCATAAAGCAATTAAAACGAACTGAGCTAAACTGGATTTTCAGTAGATTGTTTCATTTGATCCAATTCAAGGGTCCAGGTGACAAGAAGATAGGTTTAATCATGCATCATATAAAACAACCAAAACAAATGTAAATTTCAAATAGGGGTAACGACGTTTGCCAAGACACCGAGCACAGTGATGGTGTTCTCGCAGAGGAAAAGATTGACATTTCGAACCATTTCAAGTCATAAGATCATCGCACACTTTTCCACCATAACGGGAAGGGGTTTCTCCGGCGTCGATGCTGCTAGGCGGAagagagagacacagagagagggCTAGGGGGAAAAGAGACAGAAGCAAaccgacagagagagagagattcctgATTTCCGCCATCCGTTCATGGAGGTTCACAAACCCCCTTCCTGGCGACATCGACCGCTGCTCGCCGTTGGCCGGAAGACAACCCCCTTCCTGGCGACATCGACCGCTGCTCGCCGTTGGCCGGAATTGCGGCTTACATAAAAAAAACCCCATTTCTGAGGACATAAACGGGAGAAGGGACTAATCGTGGGGGCGAGGGACGATCCGGGTCCGGCCACCGTAGCTGCAAAAGGAGGAGCATACCGCCAGCCGCGGGAGGAGACGCGAGGCTACAGAGCCTTCACGCATCCCAAATCATCACCTCTTTTCTTTGAGCGAAAGCGAGAAACGCAATACGCATTTGTCTCGGCTTTCAGAAAGTTAGAGGTTTTAACTACATTGAACTGATCCCACCGAAACCCCTAAACGTTACTACTGCATCTGGATTAACCCAACAACCTCCCCTGTAAGTACCAAGGCAGCGAAAGGGAGACCAAATCGATTTCCAGtatcagaaaaaagaaatcccCATGAATTCCGGTAGGACGATTGCCCCggaaaaagaataagagaaatgCAGATGGATGGATCAATGGTGGTTTGCATAGCAACCGGAGCTCAAAAGAGAACTAGCCAAAAGAACaaagggaggaaaagagaaaattgaagcTTTGAAGCTCTTGTACTGTTTGGTATCTATGAACGGGAAACCCCCAATGCCACCCGCTGGCGCTAAATAAGCAGCGGCTTATCTAAGCAGAATATCAGGACATGCAGAAAGAACGAACAATGAGTCGCTTCTAATCTCTCATAGCGCCAACGACATAACAATAAAAGCATCGTTCATTTATTCcgcaaagaaaaaagaaaaatgaaaataacaagAAGAGCAGTAGATTTTACCAGTTGCTATCATCATCCTCGTCGTCATCGTTGGCAATGTGATCGAAGAATTGCACTGTGTTTCCGAGAACCTCGAAAAGACGTGAGGACTGCCTCTTGCCGGAAGAAGACTTTCCGGCAATCTCCTTGCCCTTCACTTTTGAGTCCACCATCTCGGCTTCCTCTCCCTCTCGGAGAGAATCGGAAATGCAGGAACGAGGAGGCTGACGATTTATACTCATCCGCAGGTGAGGTGATAGTCGTCGGTATTTAAAGTTTTCACTGAGAAGTGAGAATGATCTTTTAACCGCTTTAGTGGGGAAGGAATTTGAGTATTGAGGGTAAAAATGTCCCAAATGAATGGTGGAACTGGCTCTGCATGTCCACCGCCCATCTTCATGACTTGGACGGTCCTGATTTTCCCGTGAAAACTGCAAATCCCTTTTCTCTTTATGTCATCACTCCTCACTCCCAACTTCGGAACCGCCCTTCCATTAACGGaagtattttttaatttttaacgttAAATTGCTACGCCTAATTTAACTTcaccatatttttttgaaggaaaaataatCATATCGCCCtaagtttaattttcttttccactaTAAGAAGAATATTTCTGTCCCATCTTCTGCCACCAAatgaaaattaacttttttctttaactgCTTTTTCCAGACTTGAGATGTTCAATGTCGTCTTTCCTTAAAATCTTGTGTTTTATCATTCTAGATTTTATTTCAGGGTTTATTGCTACAAAAGTATAAAAGTTATTACCCTTAGcatgaaagttttaaaaaaactagAATTCATTTTAaggcatgtgtgggcaactgcccacacctgtCTCCGTTCCTTCCTTTAATCACCGGGCGTTTCTCTTGCCCATCAGCATTTAGTTCAGAATTTCATTtaccacttctgaaaatcagtAGGCGGTTTTCCTTTCTTACAAGTTGCCTTCTCTCCAACCTGATTGATACTTTTGCTTATTAACATATGATCTTATTGTTGAGACACTAGTCTAAGATGAGCAACACTTTAGTTTGATAGTTGTGAGATGGACTCCTTcttggttaatttttttttttcctagacATCCATATTTCACTTAGAAGTTGCAAAGTCATTCTAGAATTTCTCCAGCCTCTAACTCACTACTTATATGACACATTAGGAAAAGAGGTCTGTGTGcgcaaataaaaacaaaatgatttCTACACCTTGTAGCACAAAAAAGAATATCAGTTACTAGTTACACCATATGACCAGAAAAATGTTATTTGTTACTAGGTACACCACATAAATGAGGCGAGTCCATACGATTGTTCATGTTCAGCCTGTAATTTGTTAATCACATTTAATGCGATTTTGATCCCTGGAGTCAAGGTTGGTGCAGCCGCTGTAGGTTTGATCTGTACAATTTCatgggccaaaatatcatttttcaaaatttttgtatattacaagtgaaaatttttaaaatttacatgtaaatttaaaaaaaaaattgaaatacttATTCTTAACAAACGGAAACCTGCACAACTATTATTTTAAGCGTATGGtaaaaaattttggtaaaaaagAGGGGATTTAGGGTATATCATcattttaaaacattgaaaTGGTAGTCTTATTGGGCGCAAATACCATATTCAGAATGTTCTGGCTGcattctttgaaacttttttgaGTGTATCAAACCCATAAACCTGACCTGACCAGGTCGTTAGAGTAAAGAAAACAGATGAAAAGTTTTCTAATGACCTGCCAGCACCATCCTTAAAAATGTTATTCACTGGCAGCTCGTGAACTTCGTTGGTGAAACTTTCCGGGTCATTGTCATACCGTCAGTAAACCTCTTGTTCTTGTATTGGTATATTTGTCATTTTGCCTGGTAGGAGTAACATGCATTGGGAAATAGGAGGTGGGATAGAACTGGTTAGAGAAAGGAATTGAAGAAACAGGAGAGTGCAGCCAGGGATGAATGTATATAGGCCTGCAGCACCATTGTGGTTGATGAGCTTCGAATTTCTGTAAGCGATGATTGTGGATATTTTACTTCACTTAAGTGACCGGAGCAAGGACATTCTTAGTTATccaaatgaaaacatttttcccATATATTTTATCAACAGTactataatttttattttcttttatatttgaagataATCACAAGATCAGAGACACTTAGGGTATGATCCCAAGATGTTTGCTGCTATTACTGGTTGGTTTATTAATAGAAATCCCAAGatgaaagaagcaaaagagTAACTAAAAGCTCTACCAAAAAGGGGAAGTTGTTTAGCTGCTCGATTTCATCTTGAAGCTGCTCACATGACGAAGCTAATGGTCAATTTCGTAGAAATAGCAATCCCTGGCGAATGCTGCCTGCCAACTCTGACCGTGAATAAATTCATATGAACCAATTCTTTACATGATCGTCCAGCTTGAGCAGCAAGCAAACTGCAACCGCAGTTCATTAAGCGGTTGAGAGTCAGGCACGCAATgaactttttctatttttactgaCGGGTCATTTTCATGCCGTCAGTGAATAACATTTTAGCGATGGTGCTGGCAGGTCATTAGAAAACTTTTATGTCATTGATTTTCCGAAATTTTTTTCACGAGTAAAGACCTCATGAGTAAAACGCCTagttttatccctgacctagcattctgtttttatatatatatatatatatgaaagcttga harbors:
- the LOC126410243 gene encoding WAT1-related protein At1g09380-like; translation: MEVSGRNRREGMKAVLYMVVVHVMVAGMNILYKLSADGGRMSLRVLVAFRYMFGAAFLCPLAFFLERKTRTRLICFILGQAFCCPIFG